A single region of the Arthrobacter sp. zg-Y820 genome encodes:
- the rsfS gene encoding ribosome silencing factor encodes MSATESSIDIARVAAQAASGKLANDIVAIDVSERLAITDVFLIASASNERQVNSIVDGIEEELAKKGLKPVRREGRSEGRWVLLDYANVVVHVQHEEDRVFYALERLWKDCPAIDLQIKDAAPATPDAE; translated from the coding sequence TTGAGCGCCACCGAATCATCCATCGACATTGCACGGGTGGCCGCCCAGGCAGCGTCCGGCAAGCTGGCAAACGACATCGTTGCCATTGACGTCAGCGAACGCCTCGCCATCACCGACGTGTTCCTGATCGCCTCGGCTTCCAACGAGCGCCAGGTCAACTCCATCGTGGACGGCATCGAGGAGGAGCTGGCGAAGAAGGGCCTCAAGCCCGTCCGCCGCGAAGGCCGCAGCGAGGGCCGTTGGGTCCTGCTCGACTACGCCAATGTTGTGGTGCACGTCCAGCACGAGGAAGACCGCGTCTTCTACGCCCTGGAACGCCTGTGGAAAGATTGCCCGGCAATCGACCTGCAGATCAAAGATGCAGCTCCCGCAACCCCCGACGCCGAGTAG
- the nadD gene encoding nicotinate-nucleotide adenylyltransferase gives MESGETNLSAAQPQPHARPLRLGVMGGTFDPIHHGHLVAASEVASVFDLDEVVFVPTGEPWHKSAREVSPPEHRYLMTVIATASNPRFTVSRVDIDRPGPTYTIDTLRDLRAARPEAELFFITGADAMAQILSWKDIQELWSLAHFVGVTRPGHVLENMGRDDVSLLEVPAMAISSTDCRERVADGEPVWYLVPDGVVQYIAKHGLYEAELRHAQQSPAPTQEPVA, from the coding sequence GTGGAATCAGGAGAAACCAACTTGTCGGCGGCACAGCCTCAGCCGCACGCCCGGCCGCTGCGCCTGGGCGTGATGGGCGGAACCTTCGACCCCATTCACCACGGCCACCTTGTGGCCGCCAGTGAGGTGGCTTCGGTCTTCGACCTGGACGAAGTGGTTTTCGTGCCGACGGGGGAGCCCTGGCACAAGTCGGCCCGGGAGGTCAGCCCGCCGGAGCACCGCTACCTGATGACGGTGATTGCGACGGCGTCGAACCCCCGGTTCACCGTCAGCCGCGTCGATATTGACCGCCCGGGTCCGACCTACACCATCGACACCCTCCGTGACCTGCGGGCAGCACGTCCGGAAGCGGAACTGTTCTTCATCACCGGCGCCGATGCCATGGCACAGATCCTCTCCTGGAAAGACATTCAGGAGCTGTGGTCGCTGGCCCACTTTGTGGGGGTCACCCGTCCCGGACATGTCCTGGAAAACATGGGCCGCGATGATGTCAGCCTGCTGGAGGTACCGGCCATGGCCATCTCCTCCACTGATTGCCGGGAGCGGGTGGCCGACGGGGAACCGGTCTGGTATCTCGTGCCGGACGGCGTCGTCCAGTACATCGCCAAGCACGGGCTCTATGAAGCTGAACTTCGGCACGCACAGCAGTCCCCAGCCCCCACGCAAGAACCCGTAGCATAA
- a CDS encoding glutamate-5-semialdehyde dehydrogenase: protein MSAVKTSVTDTSAAPADTAAAEAEAGVHTAADRARTASRILARANRAWKDRGLLEIGRNIVAKRDLILTANAKDTAAGREKGTSAALLDRLTLTPERIDALAAALEMLAGLPDPVGSVARGQTLPNGLRLRQVHVPMGVVAAIYEARPNVTVDIAGLALKSGNAVLLRGGSAAAQTNAVLVDIIRDSLDAVGLPADAVQGVDAYGRAGANALMKARGKVDVLIPRGGRDLIQTVVANAAVPVIETGEGNVHIYLDSSAPVEMAVDILLNAKTQRPSVCNTVETLLVHRDAEATADVLAALAAAGVRLHADERVLAALPAGVEAQAAGDEDWGREYMDLDLAVAMVDDLDEALDHIRRWTTGHTEAIITNDLANAERFIAEIDSAAVIVNASTRFTDGGELGLGAEVGISTQKMHARGPMGLRELTTTKWIVQGDGQIRI, encoded by the coding sequence ATGAGCGCCGTGAAGACATCAGTTACCGACACATCAGCCGCCCCGGCCGACACCGCGGCGGCGGAAGCCGAAGCCGGTGTGCACACCGCCGCCGACCGCGCCCGGACCGCTTCCCGGATCCTGGCCCGCGCCAACCGGGCATGGAAGGACCGCGGACTGCTGGAAATCGGCAGGAACATCGTGGCCAAGCGGGACCTGATCCTGACGGCCAACGCCAAAGACACTGCCGCGGGCCGGGAGAAGGGAACCTCCGCGGCGCTGCTGGACCGCCTCACCCTGACACCGGAACGGATTGACGCACTGGCAGCAGCGCTGGAAATGCTGGCCGGCCTGCCCGATCCGGTGGGCTCCGTTGCCCGCGGCCAGACCCTGCCCAACGGCCTGCGCCTGCGCCAGGTGCACGTGCCCATGGGCGTGGTGGCAGCCATCTATGAAGCCCGGCCCAACGTCACTGTCGATATTGCCGGCCTCGCCCTGAAAAGCGGCAACGCTGTGCTCCTGCGCGGCGGCAGTGCCGCGGCGCAGACCAATGCCGTCCTGGTGGACATCATCCGGGATTCCCTGGACGCCGTCGGGCTGCCCGCCGACGCCGTGCAGGGGGTGGACGCGTACGGCCGCGCCGGCGCCAACGCGCTGATGAAGGCCCGCGGCAAGGTGGATGTCCTCATTCCGCGCGGCGGCCGGGACCTGATCCAGACAGTGGTGGCCAATGCCGCCGTTCCGGTGATCGAAACAGGCGAAGGCAACGTCCATATCTATCTGGACAGCAGCGCGCCGGTGGAGATGGCGGTGGACATCCTCCTGAATGCCAAGACCCAGCGGCCCAGCGTCTGCAACACGGTGGAAACCCTGCTGGTGCACCGCGACGCGGAGGCCACCGCCGACGTCCTGGCCGCCTTGGCCGCGGCCGGGGTACGCCTGCACGCCGATGAGCGGGTGCTGGCCGCCCTTCCCGCCGGAGTCGAGGCGCAGGCCGCCGGGGACGAGGACTGGGGGCGCGAGTACATGGACCTGGACCTGGCCGTGGCGATGGTCGATGACTTGGACGAGGCGCTGGACCACATCCGCCGCTGGACCACCGGGCACACCGAGGCGATCATCACCAACGACCTGGCCAATGCGGAACGCTTCATCGCCGAGATCGACTCGGCAGCCGTCATCGTGAACGCGTCCACCCGGTTTACCGACGGCGGCGAGCTGGGGCTGGGGGCCGAGGTGGGAATCTCCACCCAGAAGATGCACGCCCGCGGCCCCATGGGGCTGCGGGAGCTGACCACCACCAAATGGATCGTTCAGGGTGACGGGCAGATCCGCATCTGA
- the proB gene encoding glutamate 5-kinase: MTEKNTASPRPVPAPKRALRSRSGLARAQRIVVKVGSSSLTSVAGGISDEALTGLSDVLAARHAQGTEIILVSSGAISAGLAPLGLSKRPTQLSSQQAAASVGQGLLMARYTEAFGKHGVTVSQVLLTIEDLMRRTHHANAHRAMERLLNFGVVPIVNENDTVASHEIRFGDNDRLAALVAHLVKADALILLSDVDALYDGPPSEGAVRIPEVTGQKDLEDVRIGKVGRAGVGTGGMATKVEAATIAAESGIPALVTSTANAAAALAGEDVGTWFTGRGRRQSMRLLWLAHVARLQGTLVVDDGAARAVADRRRSLLPAGIVSVEGHFEPGDPVAVAGTNGAVIAHGLTNYGSDELPQMLGRSTRELSKELGRAYERAVVHVNDLVVLQDGGQASAASAAAAGSSVATPQTLNTLGA, translated from the coding sequence ATGACTGAAAAAAACACAGCATCCCCCCGCCCTGTCCCCGCGCCCAAGCGGGCGCTCCGCTCACGCTCCGGCCTCGCCCGCGCACAGCGGATCGTCGTCAAAGTGGGATCCTCTTCCCTAACCTCAGTGGCCGGAGGCATCTCCGACGAGGCCCTGACCGGCCTGTCGGATGTCCTCGCCGCCCGCCACGCGCAGGGCACCGAAATTATCCTGGTGTCCTCCGGCGCGATTTCCGCCGGCCTGGCACCCCTGGGGCTGTCCAAGCGCCCCACCCAGCTTTCCTCCCAGCAGGCCGCAGCCTCAGTGGGGCAGGGCCTTCTGATGGCCAGGTACACCGAAGCCTTCGGCAAACACGGCGTCACGGTCAGCCAGGTCCTGCTCACCATCGAAGACCTGATGCGCCGCACCCACCACGCCAACGCCCACCGGGCCATGGAGCGGCTGCTGAACTTCGGCGTCGTGCCCATCGTGAACGAAAACGACACGGTGGCCAGCCACGAAATCCGCTTCGGCGACAACGACCGCCTGGCCGCGCTGGTGGCGCACCTGGTGAAGGCCGACGCGCTGATCCTGCTCTCCGACGTCGACGCCCTGTACGACGGTCCGCCCTCGGAGGGCGCCGTCCGCATCCCGGAAGTGACCGGACAGAAGGACCTCGAGGACGTGCGCATCGGCAAGGTGGGCCGGGCCGGCGTGGGCACCGGGGGCATGGCCACCAAGGTCGAGGCCGCCACCATCGCCGCCGAATCCGGCATCCCCGCCCTGGTGACGTCCACGGCGAACGCCGCCGCAGCGCTGGCGGGGGAGGACGTGGGAACCTGGTTCACCGGCCGCGGCCGCCGCCAGTCCATGCGCCTGCTGTGGCTGGCGCACGTGGCCCGGCTCCAAGGCACACTCGTGGTCGACGACGGCGCCGCCAGGGCGGTTGCGGACCGCCGCCGCTCACTGCTGCCGGCGGGCATCGTGTCCGTGGAGGGCCATTTCGAGCCCGGGGATCCGGTCGCCGTTGCCGGCACCAACGGAGCTGTCATTGCCCACGGGCTGACCAACTACGGGTCGGACGAACTGCCGCAGATGCTCGGCCGGTCCACCCGTGAACTGTCCAAGGAACTGGGCCGCGCCTATGAACGGGCAGTGGTGCACGTCAACGACCTGGTGGTCCTGCAGGACGGCGGGCAGGCCTCCGCCGCGTCCGCTGCCGCTGCGGGTTCCTCCGTTGCAACCCCGCAGACCCTCAATACACTGGGAGCATGA
- the obgE gene encoding GTPase ObgE has translation MASFVDRVVLHVSGGTGGHGCVSVKREKFKPLGGPDGGNGGDGGDVILRVDSSATTLLDYHHVPHRHATNGGNGMGDWRNGKTGETLILPVPDGTVVKNKDGEVLADLVGEGAEYIAAAGGQGGLGNSSLSSQKRKAPGFALLGVPGDERDIVLELKSIADIALVGFPSAGKSSLIAAMSAARPKIADYPFTTLIPNLGVVEAGDVRFTVADVPGLIEGASEGKGLGHNFLRHVERCAALVHVLDCAALETERDPLGDLDIIEKELDKYTVDMSFAGTDGDVVPLNKRPRLVALNKVDVPDGRDMAEFVRPELEKRGYRVFEVSASSHEGLKALGYAMAEIVRDARTAVKAAPPRVKTPTLRVRNADHKGGFTIRREERNMEPLFRVLGDKPVRWVAQTDFTNDEAVGYLADRLAKLGIEDKLFKAGAHAGDAVVIGEGDGVVFDWEPTMIGGAELLAASPRGSDIRIEDFSRPTREEKREDHQKRRDARAAARAELETERRAGIWTESVNYKHNPPAAPKDGE, from the coding sequence ATGGCCAGCTTTGTAGACCGTGTAGTACTGCATGTTTCGGGCGGTACAGGCGGCCATGGTTGCGTGTCCGTAAAGCGTGAGAAGTTCAAGCCCCTGGGCGGTCCCGACGGCGGCAACGGCGGCGACGGCGGCGACGTCATCCTCCGCGTTGACTCCAGCGCAACCACCCTGCTCGACTACCACCACGTCCCGCACCGCCACGCCACCAACGGCGGCAACGGCATGGGCGACTGGCGCAACGGCAAGACCGGCGAAACGCTGATCCTGCCGGTTCCGGACGGCACCGTGGTCAAGAACAAGGACGGCGAAGTTCTTGCCGACCTCGTCGGCGAAGGAGCCGAGTACATTGCGGCCGCCGGCGGCCAGGGCGGCCTGGGTAACTCCTCGCTGTCATCCCAGAAGCGCAAGGCTCCCGGCTTTGCCCTGCTGGGCGTGCCCGGGGACGAGCGGGACATCGTCCTGGAACTCAAATCCATCGCCGACATTGCCTTGGTTGGCTTCCCGTCCGCCGGCAAGTCCTCGCTGATCGCCGCCATGTCCGCGGCCCGGCCGAAGATCGCCGACTACCCCTTCACCACCCTGATCCCGAACCTGGGCGTGGTGGAAGCCGGCGACGTCCGCTTCACCGTTGCCGACGTTCCGGGCCTCATCGAAGGCGCCTCCGAGGGCAAGGGCCTGGGCCACAACTTCCTGCGCCACGTGGAGCGCTGCGCCGCCCTGGTGCACGTGCTGGACTGCGCCGCCCTGGAGACCGAGCGCGATCCGCTGGGTGACCTCGACATCATTGAAAAAGAGCTCGACAAGTACACCGTCGACATGAGCTTCGCCGGCACTGACGGTGACGTTGTGCCGCTGAACAAGCGGCCGCGCCTGGTGGCCCTGAACAAGGTGGACGTCCCCGACGGCCGTGACATGGCCGAATTTGTCCGCCCGGAGCTGGAGAAGCGCGGCTACCGCGTCTTCGAGGTTTCCGCGTCCAGCCACGAAGGACTGAAGGCCCTGGGATACGCCATGGCCGAGATTGTCCGCGATGCCCGCACCGCAGTGAAGGCCGCACCGCCGCGGGTCAAGACCCCGACGCTGCGCGTCCGCAACGCCGACCACAAGGGCGGCTTCACCATTCGCCGCGAAGAGCGCAACATGGAACCGCTGTTCCGCGTCCTGGGCGACAAGCCGGTGCGCTGGGTTGCCCAGACCGACTTCACCAACGACGAGGCCGTGGGCTACCTGGCCGACCGCCTGGCCAAGCTCGGCATTGAAGACAAGCTCTTCAAGGCCGGTGCCCATGCCGGTGACGCCGTGGTGATCGGTGAGGGCGACGGCGTCGTCTTCGACTGGGAGCCGACCATGATCGGCGGCGCCGAACTGCTGGCCGCTTCGCCGCGCGGCTCGGATATCCGGATCGAAGACTTCTCCCGCCCCACCCGTGAGGAAAAGCGCGAGGACCACCAGAAGCGCCGGGACGCCCGCGCCGCAGCCCGCGCAGAGCTGGAAACGGAACGTCGGGCCGGAATCTGGACTGAATCCGTGAACTATAAGCACAATCCGCCGGCAGCACCCAAAGACGGCGAATAG
- the rpmA gene encoding 50S ribosomal protein L27, with product MAHKKGASSTRNGRDSNAQYLGVKRFGGQVVKAGEIIVRQRGTHFHPGEGVGRGGDDTLFALEAGAVEFGSRRGRRVVNIVAAAAAE from the coding sequence ATGGCACATAAGAAAGGTGCGAGTTCCACTCGCAACGGTCGCGACTCCAACGCCCAGTACCTCGGCGTAAAGCGTTTCGGCGGCCAGGTTGTCAAGGCAGGCGAAATCATCGTCCGCCAGCGTGGCACCCACTTCCATCCGGGTGAGGGCGTTGGCCGCGGAGGCGACGACACCCTGTTCGCTCTCGAAGCGGGCGCAGTTGAATTCGGCAGCCGTCGCGGCCGCCGCGTCGTGAACATCGTGGCTGCTGCAGCCGCCGAGTAA
- the rplU gene encoding 50S ribosomal protein L21, producing the protein MVYAIVRAGGRQEKVSVGDLVTLDRVPGGAGSTFELPALLLVDGDQVTSSAQDLAKVTVTAEIVENFRGPKIVIQKFKNKTGYKKRQGYRSSLTKVKVTSINS; encoded by the coding sequence GTGGTGTACGCGATTGTCCGCGCTGGCGGCCGCCAAGAAAAGGTTTCCGTCGGAGACCTCGTAACCCTGGACCGCGTCCCCGGTGGAGCCGGCAGCACCTTTGAGCTGCCCGCCCTGCTATTGGTTGATGGCGACCAGGTCACCTCTTCCGCACAGGACCTGGCTAAGGTCACCGTGACGGCAGAGATCGTTGAGAATTTTCGGGGTCCGAAGATTGTCATCCAGAAGTTCAAGAACAAGACCGGTTACAAGAAGCGTCAGGGCTACCGCTCCTCGCTCACCAAGGTCAAGGTTACGTCCATCAACTCCTGA
- a CDS encoding Rne/Rng family ribonuclease, translating to MSDALNNDLAASKEPAESAPEANSAQVGDSSETKAPAKRATRSRRKSVAASAPAESSAGTAGTTTAANTADTTAAAEAPAAEAPAADAAEKPKRVRASRRKTVPAGAAASAAAGTAAGETAADVLSPAAEEAPAEAPASENETPAEAAPVKAVRRRRAPAKKAAEAPEAETPEAASAETAAVPAEAAVADAPEEVAAPEAAETKTVPKTRTRRRPAKAAAEKAPEASAPAENAAAEAPAREDTLAAPAPVAEEAEEAEELSSLNPFAIPALPLFHAPDLTSVRAVPVPEAGEDAEEDEDSTEDANRSRRRSRRGRNRTRSESPNAAGADSEQEAAPEEAAAGPDTAEGVTSRRRRRRRRGDADLELTGGADDDPPNTVTRVRAPRAHAEAPVSDRVTSVKGSTRLEAKKQRRRESRESGRRRHVITEAEFLARRESVDRQMIVRQRDDRIQIGVLEDGVLAEHFVSNTQQDSLIGNVYVGKVQNVLPSMEAAFVDIGRGRNAVLYAGEVNWDAAGLDGQPRRIELALKSGDSVLVQVTKDPVGHKGARLTSQISLPGRYLVYVPGGSMTGISRKLPDVERNRLKKILKDHLPQDAGVIVRTAAEGASEEELMNDINRLRAQWETIDAKAKSTKTLAPELLYGEPDLTIKVVRDVFNEDFSKLIVSGEEAWDTIEAYVTYVAPDLVGRLEKWTKDEDIFAESRIDEQIAKALDRKVFLPSGGSLVIDRTEAMTVVDVNTGKFTGSGGNLEETVTKNNLEAAEEVVRQLRLRDIGGIIVIDFIDMVLEANRDLVLRRLVECLGRDRTKHQVAEVTSLGLVQMTRKRMGTGLLEVFGEECEACAGRGVITHEVPVEHRRSTSHNGSTGNGVVAHAVSEENHQQHLRQEKQSRGDRKRNRSRGQGAPQQAVAAAAEEPAKTEEAGNTDAERQAKAKAEAARAALATIAAATAAAHDAVEAGERAPGGSKPASEVSAAEAPSAAPAPEDGATDAGTVLQIQGETVVVPRRDRRAPAQEESRFTLESLTEAFNEVAAAAAPEGRNAPEARQEPVRSADARNEPQAARTAPRRSRRSSAAARNVQAAPLQAAPAHSSPEPAAEAPEAPAAVQPPAAAPVGSAAPVADRQAAAAPVRTPRRRRAAGSPQGAAGADAIQTGGTEPAAAPVAVRHAAAPAAAQKQEKRRESAGSAPVILGVGVPASEL from the coding sequence ATGAGTGATGCACTGAATAATGACCTAGCAGCCAGTAAAGAACCCGCGGAATCAGCGCCGGAGGCAAACTCCGCGCAGGTTGGAGATTCCAGCGAGACCAAAGCGCCCGCCAAGCGGGCCACCCGCAGCCGCCGCAAGTCGGTGGCTGCTTCTGCACCAGCCGAAAGTTCCGCCGGGACCGCCGGCACGACGACGGCCGCGAACACCGCCGATACGACGGCGGCCGCAGAAGCGCCCGCCGCCGAAGCGCCTGCTGCTGACGCCGCCGAAAAGCCGAAGCGCGTGCGGGCCTCCCGCCGCAAGACCGTTCCGGCCGGTGCCGCTGCCTCCGCGGCCGCAGGCACGGCAGCAGGGGAAACTGCCGCTGACGTGTTGTCCCCGGCAGCCGAGGAAGCCCCTGCTGAAGCCCCGGCTTCAGAGAACGAGACCCCTGCCGAAGCGGCACCGGTGAAGGCCGTCCGCCGTCGTCGTGCCCCTGCCAAGAAGGCAGCGGAAGCGCCGGAGGCCGAAACTCCGGAGGCCGCTTCGGCCGAAACCGCAGCTGTTCCGGCCGAAGCGGCCGTCGCTGACGCGCCGGAAGAAGTTGCCGCCCCGGAAGCAGCCGAAACCAAGACTGTTCCGAAGACGCGCACCCGCCGCCGCCCGGCCAAGGCCGCAGCGGAAAAGGCACCGGAGGCATCGGCCCCGGCCGAGAACGCCGCCGCGGAAGCCCCTGCACGGGAAGACACGCTCGCAGCGCCGGCGCCGGTGGCGGAGGAAGCAGAGGAAGCCGAGGAGCTTTCCAGCCTGAACCCCTTTGCCATTCCGGCCTTGCCGCTCTTCCACGCACCGGATCTGACCTCGGTCCGTGCGGTTCCCGTGCCGGAGGCCGGCGAGGACGCCGAAGAGGACGAGGATTCCACCGAAGACGCAAACCGCAGCCGGCGCCGCAGCCGCCGCGGGCGCAACCGCACCCGCAGCGAATCCCCGAATGCGGCCGGCGCGGACTCCGAGCAGGAGGCTGCCCCTGAGGAAGCCGCAGCCGGACCGGACACCGCCGAGGGCGTGACCTCACGCCGTCGTCGCCGTCGCCGCCGCGGCGATGCAGACCTTGAGCTGACCGGCGGAGCCGATGACGATCCGCCCAACACGGTGACCCGCGTCCGTGCGCCGCGTGCGCACGCTGAAGCACCCGTCTCGGACCGCGTCACCAGCGTCAAGGGTTCCACCCGCCTTGAAGCCAAGAAGCAGCGCCGCCGCGAGTCCCGCGAGTCCGGCCGCCGCCGCCATGTCATCACCGAGGCCGAGTTCCTGGCCCGGCGCGAGTCCGTCGACCGGCAGATGATCGTCCGCCAGCGTGACGACAGGATCCAGATCGGTGTACTGGAAGACGGTGTCCTCGCCGAGCACTTCGTCTCCAACACCCAACAGGACTCCCTGATTGGCAACGTGTATGTCGGCAAGGTCCAGAACGTGCTGCCGAGCATGGAAGCTGCCTTCGTCGACATTGGACGCGGCCGCAACGCCGTGCTGTATGCCGGTGAGGTCAACTGGGACGCCGCCGGCCTCGACGGCCAGCCGCGCCGCATCGAACTGGCGCTGAAATCCGGCGACTCTGTCCTCGTGCAGGTCACCAAGGATCCGGTGGGCCACAAGGGCGCGCGCCTGACCAGCCAGATCTCGCTGCCGGGACGCTACTTGGTCTACGTTCCGGGCGGTTCCATGACGGGCATCTCCCGCAAGCTGCCCGACGTCGAGCGCAACCGGCTGAAGAAGATCCTCAAGGACCACCTGCCCCAGGATGCCGGCGTGATTGTGCGCACGGCCGCCGAAGGCGCGTCCGAAGAGGAGCTGATGAATGACATCAACCGGCTCCGGGCGCAGTGGGAAACCATTGATGCCAAGGCGAAGTCCACCAAGACCCTGGCGCCTGAGCTTCTCTACGGCGAACCGGACCTGACCATCAAGGTGGTCCGGGACGTCTTCAACGAGGACTTCTCCAAGCTGATCGTTTCGGGCGAAGAGGCCTGGGACACCATTGAGGCCTATGTCACCTACGTGGCGCCCGACCTGGTGGGCCGCCTGGAGAAGTGGACCAAGGACGAAGACATCTTCGCTGAGAGCCGCATCGACGAGCAGATCGCCAAGGCACTGGACCGCAAGGTCTTCCTGCCCTCGGGCGGCTCGCTGGTCATCGACCGCACCGAAGCCATGACGGTGGTGGACGTCAACACCGGCAAGTTCACCGGCAGCGGCGGCAACCTCGAAGAAACCGTCACCAAGAACAACCTTGAGGCAGCCGAGGAAGTTGTCCGCCAGCTGCGGCTGCGCGACATTGGCGGCATCATCGTCATCGACTTCATCGATATGGTCCTTGAAGCCAACCGGGACCTGGTCCTGCGCCGCCTGGTTGAGTGCCTGGGCCGCGACCGGACCAAGCACCAGGTTGCCGAAGTAACGTCCCTGGGCCTGGTCCAGATGACCCGCAAGCGGATGGGCACCGGACTGCTCGAAGTCTTCGGGGAGGAGTGCGAGGCCTGTGCCGGCCGCGGCGTCATCACCCATGAGGTTCCGGTGGAGCACCGCCGCAGCACCAGCCACAACGGCAGCACCGGGAACGGCGTGGTGGCGCATGCGGTGTCTGAGGAGAATCACCAGCAGCACTTGAGGCAGGAAAAGCAGTCCCGCGGCGACCGCAAGCGTAACCGCAGCCGGGGCCAGGGTGCCCCGCAGCAGGCTGTTGCGGCGGCTGCCGAGGAGCCCGCAAAAACCGAGGAAGCGGGCAACACCGACGCCGAGCGGCAGGCCAAGGCCAAGGCCGAGGCGGCACGTGCGGCGCTGGCCACCATAGCGGCCGCAACGGCTGCCGCCCACGACGCCGTCGAGGCGGGCGAGCGGGCTCCCGGCGGTTCCAAGCCGGCATCGGAGGTTTCGGCCGCCGAAGCGCCGTCGGCAGCACCGGCCCCCGAAGATGGTGCAACCGATGCGGGCACCGTGCTGCAGATCCAGGGCGAAACCGTCGTGGTTCCGCGCCGGGACCGCCGCGCGCCGGCGCAGGAGGAGTCCCGCTTCACCCTGGAAAGCCTCACCGAGGCCTTCAACGAGGTGGCCGCAGCCGCCGCACCGGAAGGCCGGAATGCACCGGAAGCCCGGCAGGAGCCGGTTCGGTCCGCCGACGCGCGGAATGAGCCGCAGGCTGCCCGCACGGCACCCCGTCGTTCGCGGCGAAGCAGCGCCGCTGCCCGGAACGTGCAGGCAGCACCGCTGCAGGCCGCGCCGGCCCACAGCAGCCCGGAACCGGCCGCGGAAGCCCCGGAAGCCCCGGCAGCCGTCCAGCCGCCGGCTGCCGCACCGGTAGGGTCCGCCGCGCCGGTGGCTGACCGGCAGGCTGCCGCAGCTCCGGTTCGGACGCCGCGCCGCCGCCGTGCCGCCGGCAGCCCGCAGGGAGCAGCGGGAGCGGATGCCATCCAGACGGGCGGTACCGAGCCTGCGGCTGCGCCGGTGGCCGTCCGCCACGCGGCGGCGCCGGCAGCTGCCCAGAAGCAGGAGAAGCGTCGTGAGTCCGCCGGCAGTGCGCCCGTGATCCTGGGCGTCGGCGTCCCGGCTTCGGAGCTCTAA
- a CDS encoding vitamin K epoxide reductase family protein: protein MPSSTANQQVTRRPAEQRAPERGFAWILLISGAVGWLASSILVLERLRVYADANYITSCDISPWVSCGTVFQTWQASIFGFPNPLIGIVAFAVVITTAVAMLAGAGFRRWYWLGLQAGVTLGMVFVVWLWSQALFDIYVLCIYCIVVWAAMIPLFVFATVRNLARGVLPAPAALVKFTSEWAWVIVSLLWVATAASIFFRFINSFLG, encoded by the coding sequence GTGCCTTCCAGCACCGCCAATCAGCAAGTTACCCGCCGGCCCGCCGAACAGCGGGCGCCGGAGCGCGGTTTTGCCTGGATCCTGCTTATCTCCGGCGCCGTCGGCTGGCTGGCTTCTTCCATCCTGGTTCTGGAACGGCTGCGCGTATACGCCGACGCCAACTACATCACCAGCTGCGACATCAGCCCCTGGGTCTCCTGCGGCACCGTGTTCCAGACCTGGCAGGCCTCGATCTTCGGGTTCCCCAATCCCCTGATCGGGATCGTGGCATTCGCGGTGGTGATCACCACCGCCGTCGCCATGCTGGCCGGCGCCGGCTTCCGGCGCTGGTACTGGCTCGGGTTGCAGGCGGGCGTCACCCTGGGCATGGTGTTCGTGGTCTGGCTGTGGAGCCAGGCACTGTTCGACATCTACGTGCTGTGCATTTACTGCATCGTGGTGTGGGCTGCCATGATTCCGCTGTTTGTCTTCGCCACAGTCCGCAACCTGGCCCGCGGTGTCCTGCCGGCACCGGCCGCACTCGTGAAGTTCACCTCGGAGTGGGCCTGGGTCATTGTTTCCCTGCTCTGGGTCGCCACTGCCGCTTCGATCTTCTTCCGGTTCATCAACTCCTTCCTCGGCTGA